Proteins from a single region of Bacteroidota bacterium:
- a CDS encoding S8 family serine peptidase — protein sequence MRFRLLILLTLFGSLTLHAQNRTQNRLTLSAKHAVDQALPSQLLPVLIQGNVGEIRNFLGSTNGHYKFSAGNIVSAELSVADILLLNRSGIAQLIDIPTENLQLLNDVMLIHNNVDSAYQGIWPLAQGYDGTGVVVGIIDAPFDIAHGDFNDADGHSRIKYVWDQNLTGTPPAPYTYGIECDSAMIANGTCPSTDPDEQNYSHGSGVTGVAASSGMASGHYRGVAPNADLVLVSMNFATDFNTTITDAIAYIYEKANDLGKPCVINTSLGLYAGSHDGSDLTAQLIDAMITEQNGRALVAAAGNAGNFAFHLGYDVTATEQFTWFKKLSYATLAYFQLWADEAEFNTVNFRISADDPATWADKGSTPIYNMLSDFNFDDDILDSVSYTIPGAGDVKIYAQKIDGLYQLEFVITPTVTSYYWRFSTSGSGHFDIWSAEATTGYSNYVTTGLPDAGVLPEIVNYKSPNTDQSIVSSWQCLDNVITVGSYVNRDTMTNYYGDNPPLVDVVGALYVSSSHGPTRDNRIKPDICAPGARVLSTAASILTNWLIEEGAANYMAQDGQHYLYNGTSFSSPAVAGIVALYLQKNPNATAAEIRDAMITQARSDAFTGTELPDNLWGYGKADAFRMLTGSWGCGPDDYLNAPENVVATMFTATKIKLDWDLIPNAAGYQIYYKPTGGAALKSKALSNTKTLSGLTPNTTYTIKVRAFCEGMGFSNWSETITVTTAPFKSAETEEKLITVYPNPAGNVLHIDGLKAGSQISLINALGELMSTITIADATVSINTGNFANGIYQLVILEDGIISTQKIMVVH from the coding sequence ATGCGTTTCAGGCTGCTAATTTTATTGACGTTGTTTGGAAGCTTAACGCTCCATGCACAAAACCGCACACAAAACCGACTCACGTTATCTGCAAAACATGCTGTAGACCAGGCCCTGCCAAGCCAGTTACTACCTGTTTTAATTCAGGGAAATGTGGGAGAAATTCGCAATTTTCTCGGCTCCACCAACGGGCATTATAAATTTAGTGCAGGCAATATTGTTTCAGCAGAACTCAGTGTCGCTGATATTTTATTACTAAACAGAAGCGGAATTGCCCAATTAATCGATATTCCAACGGAAAATCTGCAATTGCTGAATGATGTGATGCTGATTCATAATAATGTCGATTCTGCCTATCAGGGCATCTGGCCATTGGCTCAAGGATACGATGGCACGGGCGTTGTAGTCGGTATTATTGATGCACCTTTCGACATAGCACATGGCGATTTTAATGATGCAGATGGCCATTCCCGCATCAAATACGTTTGGGACCAAAACCTGACCGGAACGCCACCTGCACCTTATACTTACGGTATTGAATGCGACAGTGCAATGATTGCCAACGGAACCTGCCCTAGCACAGATCCTGATGAGCAAAATTACAGTCATGGCTCAGGTGTAACCGGTGTTGCTGCCTCTAGTGGAATGGCAAGCGGTCACTACCGTGGTGTGGCACCAAATGCAGACCTGGTGCTGGTTTCCATGAATTTTGCGACTGATTTTAATACAACAATAACTGATGCAATTGCCTACATTTATGAAAAAGCTAACGACCTCGGAAAACCGTGTGTAATCAACACTTCACTGGGTTTATATGCCGGCTCACACGATGGCAGCGACTTAACGGCCCAGCTTATTGATGCCATGATAACCGAACAAAACGGCCGTGCACTAGTTGCTGCAGCCGGAAATGCCGGAAATTTTGCCTTCCATTTGGGTTATGATGTTACCGCTACCGAGCAATTTACCTGGTTTAAAAAACTGAGTTATGCCACCCTAGCTTATTTTCAATTATGGGCAGATGAGGCCGAGTTTAACACAGTTAATTTCCGCATAAGTGCTGATGATCCTGCAACTTGGGCCGATAAAGGCAGCACACCTATATACAACATGTTAAGCGATTTCAATTTTGATGATGATATTCTCGATTCTGTCTCCTACACCATTCCGGGTGCCGGCGATGTGAAAATTTATGCCCAAAAAATTGATGGATTATACCAATTGGAATTTGTAATTACACCAACAGTTACTTCCTACTACTGGCGATTCAGCACTTCCGGAAGCGGACATTTTGATATTTGGAGTGCAGAAGCAACTACAGGATATTCCAATTATGTTACAACCGGCTTACCTGATGCAGGTGTTTTACCGGAAATTGTAAATTATAAAAGTCCGAATACCGACCAATCCATTGTAAGTAGCTGGCAATGTTTAGATAATGTAATTACCGTTGGTAGTTATGTTAATCGTGATACCATGACAAATTATTATGGTGACAATCCGCCGCTGGTTGATGTGGTTGGTGCTTTATATGTTTCATCTAGTCACGGACCAACACGCGATAATCGCATTAAACCTGATATCTGTGCTCCGGGAGCAAGAGTATTATCAACGGCAGCTTCTATTTTAACCAATTGGTTAATTGAAGAAGGTGCAGCAAATTATATGGCGCAGGACGGTCAACATTATTTATATAATGGCACTTCATTTTCATCACCTGCCGTAGCAGGAATTGTTGCCTTGTATTTACAAAAAAATCCAAATGCAACTGCTGCAGAAATACGAGATGCCATGATTACGCAAGCAAGAAGTGATGCATTTACCGGAACAGAATTACCGGATAATTTATGGGGTTACGGAAAAGCAGATGCGTTCAGAATGTTAACCGGTAGTTGGGGTTGCGGACCTGATGATTATTTGAATGCACCTGAAAATGTTGTTGCAACAATGTTCACGGCAACTAAAATTAAACTGGACTGGGATTTAATTCCCAATGCTGCCGGTTATCAGATTTATTATAAACCAACAGGTGGCGCTGCTTTAAAAAGTAAAGCATTATCTAATACCAAAACATTAAGCGGATTAACACCAAACACAACTTATACCATTAAAGTAAGAGCATTTTGTGAAGGTATGGGATTCAGCAACTGGAGTGAAACGATTACAGTAACAACAGCACCGTTTAAATCGGCTGAAACGGAAGAAAAATTAATAACCGTTTACCCTAACCCTGCAGGAAATGTTTTACATATAGATGGATTAAAAGCCGGTTCACAAATTTCTTTAATTAACGCATTAGGCGAATTAATGAGTACAATAACAATTGCAGATGCTACTGTTTCAATAAACACCGGTAACTTTGCCAATGGCATTTACCAGTTAGTTATTTTGGAAGATGGCATTATTTCTACACAAAAAATTATGGTAGTACATTAA
- a CDS encoding phosphoribosyltransferase, producing the protein MEQTLTRIVSAEKVYQKIKRIAFEIAEDNYDETEIVLAGICKATEGYVFAELLYQELKKITSAHILLTHIELDKKDPGNSMVELNLTEEEIDNKTIILVDDVANTGRTILYAMKPLLSYSPKKIRNAVLVERKHKLFPISPDYVGLSLSTTMHEHIKVVLSDKDNVGIFLM; encoded by the coding sequence ATGGAACAAACACTCACCAGAATAGTAAGCGCAGAAAAAGTATATCAGAAAATAAAACGTATTGCTTTTGAAATTGCGGAGGATAATTATGATGAAACCGAAATTGTTTTGGCAGGCATCTGCAAAGCAACAGAAGGTTATGTATTTGCAGAATTATTATATCAGGAATTAAAAAAAATCACATCTGCACATATCCTCTTAACCCATATTGAATTAGATAAAAAAGATCCCGGAAACAGTATGGTTGAATTAAATTTAACCGAAGAGGAAATAGATAATAAAACAATTATTTTGGTAGATGACGTCGCGAATACCGGTCGCACCATTTTGTATGCCATGAAGCCTTTGCTCAGCTATTCACCAAAAAAAATACGGAATGCTGTGTTGGTAGAACGGAAACATAAATTATTCCCTATAAGTCCCGATTACGTTGGCTTATCATTATCTACAACCATGCATGAGCATATTAAAGTGGTGTTAAGCGATAAAGATAATGTGGGTATTTTTTTAATGTAG
- a CDS encoding shikimate kinase, which produces MRIYLIGFMGCGKSTWGKKLAEKLDYNFIDLDKRIESIEGGTVAEVFKIKGEDYFRKLEADVLHSTVLEKNAVISCGGGTPCYYDNMEWMRNRGKTVYLNLSPENLFGRLRTRKEKRPLIANFDDNQLRDFIFQKLSEREAFYLQADIKIDPASGKPKDIIELLKVKK; this is translated from the coding sequence ATGCGCATTTATTTAATTGGTTTTATGGGATGTGGGAAGTCCACCTGGGGAAAAAAACTCGCAGAAAAACTCGATTACAATTTTATCGATTTGGATAAACGTATTGAATCGATTGAAGGTGGTACTGTTGCAGAAGTATTTAAAATAAAGGGTGAAGATTATTTCCGAAAGCTGGAAGCTGATGTTTTACATTCCACTGTGCTGGAAAAAAATGCAGTAATCAGTTGTGGGGGAGGAACACCCTGTTATTATGACAATATGGAATGGATGCGCAATCGTGGTAAAACGGTTTACTTAAATCTTTCTCCAGAAAATTTATTTGGGCGTTTGCGCACGCGTAAAGAAAAACGACCATTGATAGCAAATTTTGATGACAATCAATTACGTGATTTTATTTTTCAGAAACTTTCTGAGCGTGAAGCTTTTTATTTACAGGCAGATATTAAAATAGATCCTGCATCAGGGAAACCCAAGGATATTATTGAATTGCTGAAAGTAAAAAAGTGA